A stretch of DNA from Natrinema salaciae:
TTCGTCGGTCGACAGCGCGCGCCGGAGTGCTCGAATAACGGGGACGGAGAGTTCGGCGGGCGGGTTCCGCACCTCGATGCTCGCGCCGGACGTGACCGCGTCTCGAATCTCGTCGTCGACGGCTTCGCGTTTCGTTCGGCCGTCGACGAGCGCGACGTCGGGCTGGTGGCCCGCCTCGAGCAGATGATAGGTGACGACGTCGCCGACGGCGATGAGCGGACCGTCGACCGCCTCGAGGAGCCGGGAGGCGTCGGTCTCGATCGGGCCCAGCGGCTCCTTGAGCTCGTGGCGGAGGTCGTCGGGCAGAAGCAGTAGCTGTTCGTCGTCCGCGTTCGCCGGGTTCTGGTCGTCGCGAGTCACGTGAGTCAGCGAACCTTCAGGGCGTACGCG
This window harbors:
- a CDS encoding GTP-dependent dephospho-CoA kinase family protein, with product MTRDDQNPANADDEQLLLLPDDLRHELKEPLGPIETDASRLLEAVDGPLIAVGDVVTYHLLEAGHQPDVALVDGRTKREAVDDEIRDAVTSGASIEVRNPPAELSVPVIRALRRALSTDEPTTILVDGEEDLVALPAIVAAPEGASVVYGQPGEGMVHVEVTDDHRSEMRDLLERFEGDTERFWALLEADETDS